A genomic segment from Peribacillus sp. ACCC06369 encodes:
- a CDS encoding multidrug resistance efflux transporter family protein — MRPIILGICSAFFFAFTFVLNQAMELSGGSWIWSASLRYIFMVPFLLCIVLSRKNLRPLLRVMKERPGPWLLWSFVGFGLFYAPLCFASAYSPGWLIAGTWQITIISGALLAPLFFENVQTKDGLERQRGKVSVKGLLMSMIILLGIILMQLEHTKHISMANLWLGVIPIVIASFAYPLGNRKMMEVSEGRLDAYQRVLGMTLASLPFWFLLSLYGFFTVGAPTKMQSFQSLLVALFSGVIATVLFFKATDLVSGNMQKLASVEATQSMEVLFALAGELLFLSLPIPSPLSWFGIFVVIIGMILHSYVSHKKEGPSRKRTVSA; from the coding sequence TTGCGTCCGATTATATTAGGTATTTGTTCTGCTTTCTTTTTTGCGTTTACGTTTGTTTTAAATCAGGCCATGGAGTTGTCTGGTGGAAGTTGGATATGGAGTGCTTCGCTGCGTTACATCTTTATGGTGCCTTTCCTGTTGTGTATCGTATTAAGCAGAAAAAACCTGCGTCCCCTTTTACGAGTGATGAAAGAACGGCCGGGGCCTTGGTTGCTCTGGAGTTTTGTCGGATTCGGGTTGTTTTATGCTCCTTTATGCTTTGCTTCCGCCTACTCACCTGGCTGGCTAATCGCCGGCACTTGGCAGATCACGATCATTTCGGGTGCTTTACTTGCCCCGCTATTTTTTGAAAATGTCCAAACGAAAGATGGGCTCGAAAGGCAAAGAGGAAAGGTATCTGTGAAAGGCCTCCTCATGTCGATGATCATTCTGCTTGGGATCATCCTGATGCAATTGGAACACACCAAGCACATTTCAATGGCCAATCTTTGGTTGGGAGTGATTCCCATCGTCATCGCCTCGTTTGCATACCCCCTGGGGAATCGCAAAATGATGGAAGTATCCGAAGGACGTTTAGATGCTTACCAGCGTGTATTGGGAATGACTTTGGCGAGCCTGCCATTCTGGTTCCTGCTTTCATTGTACGGTTTCTTCACAGTAGGGGCACCGACGAAGATGCAGAGTTTCCAATCCCTTTTGGTAGCACTATTTTCAGGTGTCATTGCCACGGTCCTTTTTTTCAAAGCGACCGATTTGGTAAGTGGAAATATGCAGAAATTAGCTTCAGTCGAAGCTACACAGTCGATGGAGGTCCTTTTTGCCCTGGCTGGCGAATTACTATTCCTATCTTTACCGATCCCTTCTCCGTTATCGTGGTTCGGCATCTTTGTAGTTATCATAGGAATGATCCTGCATAGCTATGTATCACATAAAAAAGAAGGTCCATCCCGGAAACGGACAGTGAGTGCCTGA
- a CDS encoding AbrB/MazE/SpoVT family DNA-binding domain-containing protein: MKSTGIVRKVDELGRVVIPIELRRTLGINEKDALEIYVEQERIILQKYKPNMTCQVTGEVSDDNMKLAAGKLILSPEGAELLIKEIQASMETV, encoded by the coding sequence ATGAAATCTACAGGTATTGTACGTAAAGTTGACGAATTAGGACGGGTAGTCATTCCAATTGAATTACGCCGTACATTAGGAATTAATGAGAAAGACGCCTTGGAGATCTATGTAGAACAAGAGCGCATCATTCTTCAAAAATATAAACCGAACATGACTTGTCAGGTAACAGGTGAAGTGTCAGATGACAATATGAAACTTGCTGCCGGAAAATTAATACTTAGCCCTGAAGGTGCCGAACTTCTAATTAAAGAAATTCAAGCCAGCATGGAAACTGTTTAA
- a CDS encoding GNAT family N-acetyltransferase produces MSIQKATLLELESLTELFDLYRVFYEQTSDPDRAREFLRERLTNGESVVFMAFDEGNPIGFVQLYPSFSSVSMMRSWILNDLFVKESARKKGFGEELLNAAIAFARETGAKGVSLETGKDNVKAQKLYERIGFFRESNHFYHFAI; encoded by the coding sequence ATGAGCATTCAGAAAGCGACATTACTTGAACTCGAATCTCTGACAGAACTTTTTGATTTATACAGAGTGTTTTATGAGCAAACATCTGATCCTGATCGTGCAAGGGAATTTTTAAGAGAAAGGCTGACAAATGGAGAGTCTGTCGTTTTTATGGCCTTTGATGAAGGGAATCCTATTGGTTTTGTGCAATTATATCCTTCTTTTTCATCTGTGAGTATGATGCGTTCATGGATATTGAATGATTTATTCGTGAAGGAGTCCGCCCGCAAAAAGGGATTTGGCGAGGAGTTGTTGAACGCAGCCATCGCTTTTGCTCGGGAAACAGGTGCCAAAGGGGTTTCGCTCGAGACAGGTAAAGATAATGTAAAAGCACAAAAACTTTACGAAAGAATTGGTTTCTTCCGTGAATCGAACCATTTTTATCATTTCGCCATTTAA
- a CDS encoding DEAD/DEAH box helicase, with the protein MDIKLNQKIIKDMCGAVSFKRGEAFHRANKVTFESYRPDGCEATVKGKEDFHVKIEVDAVGGFQTKCSCPTLASFQRDCQHIAAVLLSVYDHQRDGTINVPRSDASANDKLSEGLLTLFNNQPVRKSVHQRHFEKRKMIDAEFTCKPVRIGTDQYMLGMEMKIGSFNVANVRDFLKRVKEGKPAQVSLAFIYDPVLHCFQNENDSVLQELITVVSDEKVYVDALKDKSEYTLNNQLLLLPPSSFRRLVPILERAPLVKLSHGSHTFNGFRLSSGPLPLQFDFTQSEGKGYQLNIKGLNEMIVMNAYKMVLFEGNLVQLENEDCQRLSELKQMLENSGMNRIPIHHDQLELFLDKVVPGLKRLGEVRIARSITELFLKTPLVAKLFLDRVKNRLLAGLEFHYENIVINPLEKQESKAVSMLIRDVEKEAEILKLMEDSLFAKTDGGYVLHNEELEYEFLYHIVPKLQKLVQIYATTAVRNRISRGNAAPRIRVKIKKERTDWLEFKFEMDAIPDKQIREVLAALEEKRKYYRLRNGSLLSLETREFEEINRFLNALPVQDENLESSLNMPIVKGLQLLDSVNDSQTFTMEESFRQFLDNIRNPGALEFEVPNSLGPILRDYQKNGYKWMKILAQYGFGGILADDMGLGKTLQSITFILSELPDIRKKRVPALIICPSSLTYNWLSEFTKFAPEIQAVVVDGHKSERSKLLKEVMDVDVVITSYPLLRKDITLFEKEEFHTVFFDEAQAFKNPGTQTARAAKKIKADHRFALTGTPIENSLEELWSLFHVVFPELFMGLKEYSNLSRKKISRRIRPFLLRRMKEDVLAELPGKIESLESMELLPDQKKLYAAYLAKLRHDTLKHLDKDTLRKNRIRILAGLTRLRQICCHPALFVDGYKGSSAKYEQLMQIVEESKLSGRRVLIFSQFTKMLQIIGRDLAIKGQPFFYLDGQTPSKERVEICNRFNAGERDIFLISLKAGGTGLNLTGADTVILYDLWWNPAVEEQAADRAHRMGQKNVVQVIKLVARGTIEEKMNELQEKKRHLIEEIIDPDEKSSSALTEEDIREILMI; encoded by the coding sequence TTGGATATCAAGTTGAATCAAAAAATCATAAAAGACATGTGCGGGGCCGTCTCCTTCAAAAGAGGGGAAGCTTTTCATCGTGCCAATAAAGTGACATTTGAAAGTTACCGACCTGATGGTTGTGAAGCAACGGTTAAAGGAAAGGAAGACTTCCATGTCAAGATCGAAGTGGATGCTGTCGGCGGATTTCAGACGAAATGCAGCTGTCCTACGCTAGCTTCCTTCCAAAGGGATTGCCAGCATATTGCAGCCGTCCTGCTGTCGGTTTACGACCATCAGCGAGATGGAACGATAAATGTACCTCGTTCTGATGCTTCAGCCAATGATAAATTGTCAGAGGGCTTGCTGACCCTTTTCAATAATCAGCCTGTACGCAAAAGCGTTCATCAGCGCCACTTTGAAAAAAGAAAGATGATTGATGCAGAATTTACGTGTAAACCTGTAAGGATAGGCACGGATCAATATATGTTAGGAATGGAAATGAAAATCGGTTCTTTCAATGTGGCGAATGTCCGGGATTTCCTGAAGCGAGTTAAAGAAGGAAAGCCTGCCCAAGTTTCCCTTGCATTTATATATGATCCGGTATTGCATTGTTTTCAGAATGAAAATGATTCCGTGCTTCAGGAGCTCATTACAGTAGTATCGGATGAAAAAGTCTATGTTGACGCCCTGAAGGATAAATCTGAATATACATTGAATAATCAATTATTACTTTTGCCTCCATCTTCTTTTCGAAGGCTTGTACCCATCCTTGAAAGAGCACCATTGGTAAAGCTATCCCATGGGAGCCATACATTCAATGGTTTTCGTTTATCCAGCGGACCGCTTCCTTTACAGTTTGACTTTACCCAAAGCGAGGGAAAGGGTTATCAACTGAATATTAAAGGGTTGAATGAGATGATCGTCATGAATGCATATAAAATGGTTCTATTCGAAGGGAATTTGGTTCAGCTCGAAAACGAGGATTGCCAACGCCTTTCAGAATTGAAGCAAATGCTGGAGAATTCGGGCATGAATCGAATTCCAATCCATCATGACCAACTGGAATTATTCCTCGACAAAGTGGTGCCAGGTTTGAAAAGACTAGGTGAAGTCCGTATAGCAAGGTCCATCACCGAACTGTTTTTGAAGACACCGCTGGTTGCAAAGCTATTCTTGGATCGAGTGAAAAACAGGCTGCTTGCGGGGCTGGAATTCCACTATGAAAATATCGTGATCAACCCTTTGGAAAAACAGGAATCCAAGGCAGTCTCCATGCTCATAAGGGATGTGGAGAAGGAAGCTGAGATACTAAAGCTTATGGAGGATAGCCTGTTTGCCAAGACTGATGGCGGCTATGTCTTGCATAACGAAGAGTTGGAGTATGAGTTTTTGTACCATATCGTTCCGAAACTTCAAAAGCTGGTACAAATCTATGCCACGACCGCTGTAAGAAACCGGATTTCCCGTGGGAATGCTGCACCGCGCATTAGGGTGAAAATCAAAAAAGAACGGACTGATTGGCTGGAATTCAAATTTGAAATGGATGCGATTCCCGATAAACAAATTCGCGAGGTCTTAGCAGCGCTTGAAGAAAAAAGGAAGTATTATCGTTTAAGGAATGGATCGCTGCTTTCCCTTGAAACAAGGGAGTTCGAGGAAATCAATCGGTTTCTGAATGCACTTCCCGTTCAGGATGAAAACCTGGAAAGCAGTCTGAACATGCCAATCGTAAAAGGGCTGCAACTCCTTGATTCCGTGAATGATAGTCAGACATTCACAATGGAGGAATCATTCCGTCAGTTTTTGGATAACATCAGGAATCCGGGTGCCTTGGAGTTCGAGGTGCCAAATAGTCTGGGACCGATCTTGCGCGATTATCAAAAAAACGGCTACAAATGGATGAAAATACTTGCCCAATACGGTTTTGGCGGGATACTTGCTGATGATATGGGACTGGGAAAAACACTGCAAAGCATCACGTTCATTTTATCGGAGCTGCCTGACATCAGGAAGAAAAGGGTTCCTGCGCTTATTATCTGCCCATCATCATTAACCTATAATTGGCTGAGTGAATTCACTAAATTCGCTCCTGAAATACAAGCCGTCGTCGTGGATGGCCACAAATCGGAAAGGTCGAAGCTGCTTAAGGAAGTAATGGACGTGGATGTAGTGATCACCTCTTATCCATTGCTCCGGAAGGACATCACCTTGTTTGAAAAAGAGGAATTCCATACGGTGTTTTTCGATGAGGCACAGGCCTTTAAGAACCCGGGGACACAAACTGCACGAGCGGCCAAGAAGATAAAAGCGGACCATCGCTTCGCGTTGACCGGTACGCCCATCGAGAATTCACTAGAAGAGCTCTGGTCCCTTTTTCACGTGGTATTCCCTGAACTATTCATGGGGTTAAAGGAGTATAGTAACCTCTCAAGGAAGAAGATTTCACGTAGGATCCGTCCATTTTTGCTGCGGAGAATGAAAGAGGATGTGCTTGCGGAACTTCCAGGAAAAATCGAGTCGCTTGAATCGATGGAACTGCTTCCTGATCAGAAGAAGCTGTACGCGGCCTATCTGGCGAAGCTGCGGCATGATACACTGAAACACCTGGACAAGGATACACTCCGGAAAAATCGGATCAGGATCCTTGCTGGCCTGACCCGACTCCGGCAGATTTGCTGTCACCCCGCCTTGTTTGTGGACGGTTATAAAGGTAGCTCGGCAAAATATGAGCAGCTGATGCAAATTGTTGAGGAATCGAAGCTTTCCGGAAGACGGGTGCTGATTTTCTCGCAATTTACAAAAATGCTGCAAATTATCGGCAGGGATTTGGCTATTAAAGGACAGCCCTTTTTCTACTTGGATGGACAAACCCCATCAAAGGAACGTGTGGAAATCTGCAATCGGTTTAATGCAGGAGAACGGGATATATTCCTCATTTCATTGAAAGCGGGCGGCACGGGTCTCAATCTTACGGGGGCCGATACAGTCATTCTATACGACCTTTGGTGGAATCCCGCAGTTGAAGAACAAGCTGCGGACCGTGCCCATCGAATGGGGCAGAAGAATGTGGTTCAGGTCATCAAACTTGTTGCCCGTGGCACAATCGAAGAAAAAATGAATGAACTGCAAGAGAAAAAGAGACACCTTATTGAAGAAATCATCGACCCTGATGAAAAGTCGTCATCTGCACTAACAGAAGAGGATATCAGGGAAATCTTGATGATATAG
- a CDS encoding GNAT family N-acetyltransferase: MNADVKVEQLTSIEYHLNELSDLLVQVVNDGASIGFLPPMKRSEAIDYWESVINHDVILFVAKLQGEIVGSIQLHLCSKQNGGHRAEIAKLMTHTGYRRKGIGRSLMHQSEERAKQERRTLLVLDTREGDPSNFLYNSLGYIQAGSIPDFAKSANGEFHPTIFYYKNMIG, from the coding sequence GTGAATGCAGATGTGAAAGTCGAACAATTAACATCAATCGAATACCATCTTAATGAACTTTCCGACCTTTTGGTCCAAGTTGTTAATGATGGCGCGTCAATTGGTTTTTTACCTCCCATGAAACGGTCCGAGGCCATTGACTATTGGGAGAGTGTCATTAATCATGATGTGATTCTGTTTGTCGCTAAATTACAGGGTGAGATAGTCGGGAGCATACAGTTACATTTATGTTCAAAGCAAAACGGCGGCCATCGGGCGGAAATCGCAAAATTAATGACGCATACTGGTTATAGGCGAAAAGGTATAGGCCGTTCACTCATGCACCAGTCTGAGGAGAGAGCCAAGCAGGAGCGGCGGACATTATTGGTCCTTGATACAAGAGAAGGGGATCCTTCTAATTTCCTGTATAATTCATTGGGATATATTCAGGCAGGGAGCATTCCTGATTTTGCGAAATCTGCAAATGGTGAATTCCATCCGACCATTTTTTATTATAAAAATATGATTGGG
- a CDS encoding Ger(x)C family spore germination protein, translating into MFRICKICLTLPLILLLSGCWDEKTIQDFHYITAIGIDFKDGEYIVYTQLVDFAAVAKTEAKPTQSPPVYVGKQKGGSISIAINKLMRDTQQSLYIGHVSTFVISENVLKQQSTEIVDYIYRNQLLRYSANIFGTKSSMDELFSINGYFNLSPLYTTLYLPEDVYRSRSFIEPITVQRYYSNQREKASTTILPSISWNDKVWKEKDKNRKSLYMDGAFVIYYKVSQPWFSEKELSGVRWLTKRTNKTPVNIIMNKQDIYASFSHPHHKIKPVLKDGKYKFDIEVDVSGRILGLDTQMDIDKIKRKFESQIKKEIQATFQTGIQKNADPLSLGKILYIKETKYWQENHIKEPTDFLDKDSIHDINVKVHILNTGGLEAKPLQ; encoded by the coding sequence ATGTTCCGCATCTGTAAAATTTGCTTGACCCTACCTTTAATCCTTTTACTTTCAGGCTGTTGGGATGAAAAAACGATTCAGGACTTTCATTATATAACGGCCATCGGGATTGATTTCAAGGATGGGGAGTACATTGTTTATACGCAACTTGTAGACTTCGCTGCGGTAGCTAAAACGGAGGCCAAGCCTACGCAAAGTCCCCCCGTATATGTAGGGAAACAAAAAGGCGGTTCCATCTCAATCGCCATTAATAAACTAATGCGCGATACTCAACAGTCTCTTTATATAGGCCATGTTTCCACATTTGTCATCAGTGAAAATGTTTTAAAGCAGCAAAGCACAGAAATTGTGGATTATATATACAGAAACCAATTACTTAGGTACTCAGCCAATATCTTTGGCACAAAAAGTTCCATGGATGAGCTCTTCTCCATTAATGGTTATTTTAATTTGTCGCCTTTATACACAACATTATATTTACCAGAAGATGTCTATCGGAGCAGATCATTCATCGAACCCATTACGGTCCAAAGGTATTATTCTAACCAGAGGGAAAAAGCATCTACAACCATCTTACCCTCCATATCCTGGAACGATAAAGTTTGGAAAGAAAAAGATAAAAATCGAAAGAGCCTCTATATGGATGGCGCATTTGTCATTTACTATAAAGTGTCCCAACCCTGGTTCTCTGAAAAGGAACTGAGCGGTGTACGCTGGCTCACCAAAAGGACCAACAAAACTCCCGTAAACATTATCATGAATAAGCAAGACATCTATGCATCGTTCTCCCATCCACACCATAAAATAAAACCTGTTCTCAAGGATGGAAAGTACAAATTCGATATTGAAGTTGACGTATCAGGTAGAATACTTGGGCTTGATACCCAAATGGATATCGATAAAATAAAACGAAAATTCGAAAGTCAAATAAAAAAAGAAATCCAAGCAACCTTCCAAACCGGAATTCAAAAGAACGCAGACCCACTTAGCTTAGGCAAGATCCTTTATATCAAAGAGACAAAATACTGGCAAGAAAATCATATTAAAGAACCGACTGATTTCCTGGATAAGGATTCGATACATGATATAAACGTAAAGGTACATATCCTTAACACAGGCGGTTTAGAAGCTAAACCATTACAGTAA
- a CDS encoding spore germination protein, whose product MRMKRSKNEPHPPELREETFRELFSSSSDIMFDTIYIGETERSIPVLIFYCSGMADISLLNEGILEKLNKMMELDEKIDEEEAINKLKPLIDLTKVTIDSEFNNVQQLIFSGYALLFIPSTQGLFSINLSNVPNRQPEESSFEVSVRGPRDGFVEDISINTALIRKRLKTKSLAYEDFIVGRRSQTKVALMYMDDIINKELVKNVRSKINNIDIDILVSSQQLEELITNSKYSIFPLTHYTSRPDFVVEALNQGRFILIVDGMPTIIVAPSTLLLQIKTAEDSNLPYLFVSLERLLRFLGIGITILLPGFWISISAFNIEQVPFPLLATITLSRLGLPLSATMEFILMLILFELFRESGVRLPKAVGQTVAVVGGLIVGDAAIRAGLTSQTMLVVTAVTSVASYTLVNQSLTGAVTILRMFVLLLSCIYGIYGLIIGFLSIVTLLSRLDSFGVSYIGGMNPPKFTKILDSFIKRPWNSISKRSLAADDKTRKGQ is encoded by the coding sequence ATGCGAATGAAACGATCCAAAAATGAACCACACCCGCCTGAATTAAGGGAGGAGACATTTCGGGAGTTATTCAGTTCAAGCTCAGATATTATGTTTGACACGATTTATATCGGAGAAACCGAAAGAAGCATTCCTGTCCTTATTTTTTATTGCTCGGGTATGGCCGATATCAGCTTATTGAACGAGGGAATTTTGGAAAAGTTAAACAAGATGATGGAATTGGATGAGAAAATCGATGAAGAAGAAGCTATAAACAAGCTAAAACCCTTGATAGATCTGACGAAAGTAACCATTGATAGCGAATTCAATAACGTCCAACAGCTGATTTTCTCTGGGTATGCCTTATTATTCATACCATCAACCCAAGGTTTATTTTCAATAAATTTGTCCAATGTTCCGAACCGGCAGCCTGAGGAGTCTTCCTTCGAGGTCTCGGTAAGAGGTCCAAGAGATGGATTTGTCGAGGACATATCCATCAATACCGCTTTAATCAGAAAGCGGCTAAAAACCAAATCGCTTGCCTATGAAGACTTTATCGTCGGCAGGCGCAGTCAAACGAAAGTCGCACTGATGTATATGGATGACATCATCAATAAGGAACTGGTTAAAAATGTAAGGTCGAAAATTAATAACATTGATATTGATATATTGGTTAGCAGCCAACAATTGGAGGAATTGATCACAAACAGTAAATATAGTATTTTTCCACTAACTCATTATACGAGTCGTCCTGATTTTGTAGTGGAAGCACTCAATCAAGGAAGATTCATTCTGATCGTGGACGGGATGCCAACGATAATCGTAGCTCCTTCTACATTACTATTGCAAATAAAAACCGCAGAAGATTCGAATCTCCCTTATCTATTTGTAAGCCTTGAGAGACTTCTTCGTTTTTTGGGGATTGGAATAACGATTTTATTGCCGGGGTTTTGGATATCCATTTCCGCTTTCAATATTGAACAAGTGCCGTTTCCGTTACTAGCTACCATAACCCTTTCTAGGCTAGGGCTCCCCTTATCTGCCACCATGGAATTCATTCTCATGCTCATTTTATTTGAATTATTCCGTGAATCCGGAGTCAGGTTACCTAAAGCGGTTGGACAGACAGTTGCAGTTGTAGGTGGTCTCATTGTCGGTGATGCCGCAATAAGAGCAGGGCTGACCTCACAAACCATGCTTGTGGTAACAGCAGTGACCTCTGTCGCATCCTATACCCTTGTAAACCAGTCTTTAACAGGCGCCGTAACGATTTTGCGTATGTTTGTGTTGTTACTTAGCTGCATTTATGGAATCTACGGCTTGATAATCGGTTTCCTTTCCATTGTCACTTTACTATCCAGGCTTGATTCATTCGGGGTTTCATATATTGGCGGAATGAACCCACCAAAATTCACAAAAATCCTGGATTCATTCATAAAGAGGCCATGGAATTCCATAAGCAAACGATCCTTGGCAGCAGATGATAAGACCAGAAAGGGGCAGTAA
- a CDS encoding multidrug efflux SMR transporter has translation MAWISLILAGLFEMFGVAMINKLHKDRNWQSLMLLFIGFGVSFLFLAYAMQTLPMGTAYAIWTGIGASGGAIIGMLLYGESKDWRRVVFIAMVLGAAVGLKLVS, from the coding sequence ATGGCTTGGATCTCTTTAATTTTAGCGGGACTATTCGAAATGTTCGGGGTTGCGATGATAAATAAATTGCATAAAGACCGAAATTGGCAATCCTTAATGCTGTTATTCATCGGATTTGGAGTAAGTTTTCTATTTCTTGCTTATGCTATGCAAACCTTGCCGATGGGGACGGCTTACGCAATCTGGACAGGGATCGGCGCATCTGGCGGAGCGATTATCGGGATGCTCTTATATGGGGAATCCAAAGATTGGAGAAGGGTCGTTTTTATTGCCATGGTCCTAGGTGCGGCAGTGGGATTAAAACTGGTTTCATAG
- a CDS encoding YfiT family bacillithiol transferase, producing the protein MKMDLRYPIGKFQFDGEITNLVAEGWIREIEALPGMLRETVGNMDDEQLDTAYRPGGWTVRQVVHHVADSHMNAYIRFKLALTEESPVIKPYEEGQWAEMSDYDLPIEISLSLLEAVHIRMCKLLSGLHADDLSRTFIHPDSGEVTVGENIGIYAWHGRHHLAHITSLSKRQGW; encoded by the coding sequence ATGAAGATGGATTTAAGATACCCGATAGGAAAGTTTCAGTTTGACGGGGAAATTACTAATCTTGTGGCCGAGGGATGGATCAGGGAGATTGAAGCTTTGCCAGGGATGCTGCGGGAGACAGTGGGTAACATGGATGATGAGCAGCTTGATACGGCTTATCGACCTGGAGGATGGACGGTCCGCCAAGTGGTGCATCATGTTGCTGATAGTCATATGAATGCGTATATTCGCTTTAAATTGGCCCTTACGGAAGAAAGTCCGGTCATTAAGCCGTACGAAGAGGGGCAATGGGCAGAGATGTCTGATTATGATTTGCCGATTGAAATTTCTCTATCACTGCTCGAAGCCGTACATATCCGAATGTGCAAACTTTTATCGGGTCTTCATGCAGACGACCTAAGCCGAACATTCATCCATCCTGATTCGGGAGAGGTGACGGTAGGTGAAAATATAGGCATTTATGCATGGCATGGACGCCATCATCTTGCTCATATTACTTCTTTATCAAAGCGCCAGGGATGGTGA
- a CDS encoding endospore germination permease, protein MPCASIQSLNNGNGDRIILKKISSIQTLSIFFLSIGLLDHVILIPFLLSTGGRDAWFFSILTIGMIPIWVYILSRIIKNMNNQSLTDWLENRFGKPIKNIALFFIVIYLISLVLATTKETIDWITTSFLFETPSLAIIIPFTLLCIFLAHSGMRSIAICSSVLLPIVVILGIFVATGNIPTKDYSHLLPLFENGYFHGVKTFQYTGYGLAELILIAFFQEKLSDKFSRKSLVFLCLGLVFLLLGPLTAAIAEFGPTLAEAMRYPAYEQWRLLTIGKYIEHTDFFSIYQWLAGAYIRVSLALFLITEVFKGKTNNMKLGILFAVGFLMVVISIVPYSNFKFLHVSQTFYYPGAFYFLLLLSTFLFIGTFISSKEGKRHANETIQK, encoded by the coding sequence ATGCCATGTGCATCAATCCAATCTTTAAACAATGGAAATGGGGATAGGATCATCTTGAAGAAAATTAGTTCGATACAAACCCTTAGCATCTTCTTTTTATCAATCGGCCTTCTTGATCACGTTATTTTGATCCCTTTCCTCCTATCCACCGGCGGAAGGGACGCTTGGTTTTTTTCCATCCTTACTATTGGAATGATACCGATTTGGGTCTACATATTATCGAGGATAATCAAGAATATGAATAATCAATCCTTGACGGATTGGCTTGAAAATAGATTTGGGAAACCTATTAAAAATATCGCTTTATTCTTTATTGTGATTTATTTGATCAGCCTTGTATTGGCAACGACCAAGGAAACGATTGATTGGATCACTACAAGCTTTCTTTTTGAAACCCCAAGTTTAGCCATTATCATTCCGTTTACACTGCTATGCATCTTCCTTGCCCATTCAGGTATGCGCTCCATCGCCATTTGCTCTTCTGTATTATTACCAATAGTCGTCATTCTTGGGATTTTCGTTGCGACCGGAAATATACCGACAAAAGACTACAGCCACCTCCTTCCCCTTTTCGAGAATGGCTATTTCCATGGCGTTAAAACCTTTCAATATACTGGTTATGGTCTTGCCGAACTGATTTTAATCGCCTTTTTTCAAGAAAAACTTTCGGATAAGTTCAGTCGGAAATCTTTGGTTTTCTTATGTCTCGGTTTAGTGTTTCTACTTTTGGGCCCACTAACAGCTGCTATCGCCGAGTTCGGACCCACCTTAGCAGAAGCCATGAGGTACCCCGCCTATGAACAGTGGCGCCTGCTGACAATTGGAAAATATATCGAACATACAGACTTCTTTTCCATTTATCAATGGCTTGCAGGAGCCTATATCCGTGTTTCACTGGCGTTATTCTTAATAACGGAAGTCTTTAAAGGAAAAACTAATAATATGAAGCTCGGAATCCTTTTCGCTGTAGGCTTTCTCATGGTCGTCATCTCCATCGTACCCTACAGTAATTTCAAGTTCTTGCATGTAAGTCAGACATTCTACTATCCTGGCGCTTTTTATTTCCTGTTACTTTTGTCCACCTTTTTGTTTATCGGCACTTTCATCAGTTCTAAGGAGGGTAAACGACATGCGAATGAAACGATCCAAAAATGA
- a CDS encoding multidrug efflux SMR transporter — protein sequence MSANWIKVFIAAFFEVFWVIGLKHADDFWTWTGTVISIIISFYMMIMAGRRLPVGTVYAVFVGMGTAGTVLSEIIFFGESFKLSKTLLILLLLSGVIGLKLVTDDKVEEGDES from the coding sequence ATGAGTGCAAATTGGATTAAAGTTTTCATTGCAGCTTTTTTTGAAGTTTTTTGGGTGATTGGCTTAAAACATGCAGATGATTTTTGGACGTGGACTGGAACGGTCATTTCCATCATCATCAGTTTTTATATGATGATAATGGCTGGCAGGAGGCTCCCTGTCGGAACGGTATATGCCGTTTTTGTAGGTATGGGAACGGCCGGAACCGTTCTTTCCGAAATCATTTTCTTCGGAGAATCTTTCAAACTGAGCAAAACGCTATTGATCCTCCTATTATTATCAGGGGTAATCGGGTTGAAACTAGTGACTGACGATAAGGTCGAGGAAGGGGATGAATCCTAA